The sequence below is a genomic window from Cicer arietinum cultivar CDC Frontier isolate Library 1 chromosome 6, Cicar.CDCFrontier_v2.0, whole genome shotgun sequence.
TGTGAAAATAATCTTTATTTCACTTTATTTCTTGCCACAATTGCTAATATAACATTTccaatttattataataatgattttgagtaatttatccaacattaaataaaaatgtgattTGTGTAAATTTATAAGTGGAATACAAAAATTAAGTGGAATgcgtttttttaaaagataaccTAAATCTCACCTTATTTTATTACTCTTGAACATAATCTaatcaaatttgaaacataACTTATGTTAAACAACTTCTAACTAAGATCAAGGATAAACTTCAATGAGAGACTTGAAGCTGCATATAGGGGTGATCTTGTAGCTGCTAAAGCCAGCGTTGAAAATGAGTTTCTCCCATtctttcttctctctttcttttccaTTGAATAAAGTCATCATCATGAAGTCAAAGTCCAATTGCAACTCAGTAATTATGCGATTGTCACTTATTTCATCAATTGATATGTCAATGATAATCACCTTTCCTCCTTTCCCTTTTCCAGAAATAGCTTCTTTGCTATTCTTCAATATCTTTAAGGATTGTTCATCATCCCAATCATGCAAAACCCactgtaaaatataatttgaggTTAACTATTAACTCGGTGAAACACATTagtctctaaaaaaatttataacaccTAAAACAGTCCTTGACAAAAGGATTAATGTGTCATGATTTTTTAATTCTCATTTACTAGAACCATCTTTACTTActaacattttctttttatgaaaTATGAAACATACATAACTATATGAACACTAGATACGACACTgctgataattttaaaaaaatgaattaattgaatgtaatcaacaattttaaaaaaatgaattaattgaatgtaatcaataTCTAATTATTGTGTCGGTGTTGAATACTGATACATGTAAAATAACATAATACACATTTAATCAGAAGTGTTGCAGCAACATAGTTTATTAATGTACCTTAAGTAAAACAGCGTCGGCTGGAGGAATAGACTTGAACATATCTCCACCAacaaagtttaaattttgaGTTCCAGTTAAGTTACCCACAACTTGTGGTTGGTCAAAAACAGTGCATTTGATGTTAGGAAAAGCTTCATTGATGAGTTTTGTGACAGCACCAGTTCCACCTCCAACATCAACAAGAGACTCTACACCCTCAAAAACATGCTTACAGTCTTTGAGTGCAATCTTAAAAATTTGAGAATCAGCTGCCATAGCATCTTGAAACATATTCAGTTTATCAGATTCAGAATCTTTGTTCAGAAAGTTCCAAAAGTTCTCCCCTGTTGCACTCTCAAACAGGGTTTGTTCCTTTTCCTCATTGAACCATTTGTTGGAAGAGTGCCACATGTCAAGAGGCATTGGTTGAAGTGTTCCCTTAACCATTGATGATAAACATGTTTGTTTGCCACTAATGAGAAGCTTTGAAGGAGGTGTAAGAGAATATgctgtttcttcttcttccccTTTCATCACTgttgtttttacaaaaaaaccaTTGTGTGTTAAAAGACGTAAGAAACGATAGAGAATATTAACTTTAGAAGGGTGAAGTTTCAAAGATGAAGCTAATTCATTAAGAGTCATTGGTTTTCCATGGTTGTGGATTGCATCTGCTATGCCAAGTTCCACAGCAGATTTGAGAGCAGCAGAGCTTATAAAACTGTATAAGTGTTTGTATAAATGGATTTGAGCATGATACAATTCACTTTCTTCACTCTCATTGCTACTGAAATCCATTTTTTATGAGGGGTGAATTTTGTGTTTGTATTGAAGTGTACACTTCTGAAGCTGTTTTGTGTTTTTGGAACGTAGAACAGAatacatgaatatttataatgCTTTATGCACTTACATAGTCTCTAGATTTTTGAGTTATCAACTTTGCAACTACAGACATGGTGCGTGAATTTGGAGGCATTAAGCAAAATTAAAATTGGACGTGGTTGTTTGAGCTGGGTGATAGAATATGCTACTAAATTAAAGTTTGACTTTGGCACTTTTTATATCAATTCATTATTCATATAATTATATGGTTCCCAATAAATTAACGTTTTCAAAATACCTCTGTAATCCTTTCAATTAATTGtagttaataatttattttttatttttcttcgcattcatactttattttattttaaataacgattttatcatttaaatcttaaaatatacaatgttattattattttttagatatttaaaaaatccaTCACCATCTTCaatcaaaattcataaatttattatcaatttcaatttttttttatatatttatcaaattcataacttaaatatttaaataaacttatatttttatctctaacaaTAATAACGTCAAGTCCatcaaataaactaaaatttgatcctcaaatCAGCAAGACAATTATCCTCTTATTCTTTCTATCTTTCTCCAATAAAATCCC
It includes:
- the LOC101494507 gene encoding isoflavone 4'-O-methyltransferase-like, which produces MDFSSNESEESELYHAQIHLYKHLYSFISSAALKSAVELGIADAIHNHGKPMTLNELASSLKLHPSKVNILYRFLRLLTHNGFFVKTTVMKGEEEETAYSLTPPSKLLISGKQTCLSSMVKGTLQPMPLDMWHSSNKWFNEEKEQTLFESATGENFWNFLNKDSESDKLNMFQDAMAADSQIFKIALKDCKHVFEGVESLVDVGGGTGAVTKLINEAFPNIKCTVFDQPQVVGNLTGTQNLNFVGGDMFKSIPPADAVLLKWVLHDWDDEQSLKILKNSKEAISGKGKGGKVIIIDISIDEISDNRIITELQLDFDFMMMTLFNGKEREKKEWEKLIFNAGFSSYKITPICSFKSLIEVYP